The Candidatus Eisenbacteria bacterium genome window below encodes:
- a CDS encoding SEC59/DGK1/VTE5 family protein, protein MLLASELKRKSIHLSSIAIPVSYYLTPDSWQPTFERVLLALVIVSLAIEVFRLNHPRTRHVFRHFFGELIRNHEEASLLGSTYLLMACLLSIHLFPKPVAVLALSFLILGDTVAAIVGKSIGRIGLFGKTLEGSLACFLVCFALTRAVPEVPVTVGLVGAVVATVFELLPVPLDDNFRIPLSAGFAMELLLR, encoded by the coding sequence GTGCTCCTCGCCTCGGAGCTGAAGCGAAAGTCGATTCACCTCTCCTCGATCGCGATTCCCGTCTCGTATTACCTGACACCGGACTCGTGGCAGCCGACCTTCGAACGGGTCCTTCTCGCGCTCGTGATCGTGTCGCTCGCGATCGAGGTGTTCCGGCTCAACCATCCCCGCACGCGCCACGTCTTTCGCCACTTCTTCGGCGAGCTGATCCGGAACCACGAGGAGGCCTCGCTCCTCGGCTCGACGTACCTCCTCATGGCGTGCCTTCTCTCGATCCATCTCTTCCCGAAGCCGGTCGCCGTGCTCGCGCTCTCCTTCCTCATCCTGGGGGACACCGTCGCGGCGATCGTGGGGAAGTCGATCGGGCGGATCGGCCTCTTCGGGAAGACGCTCGAGGGAAGCCTCGCGTGCTTCCTCGTCTGCTTCGCCCTCACGCGGGCCGTCCCGGAAGTGCCCGTGACGGTGGGCCTCGTGGGAGCGGTCGTGGCGACCGTGTTCGAGCTCCTGCCCGTGCCCCTGGACGACAACTTCCGGATCCCCCTCTCCGCGGGGTTCGCCATGGAGCTCCTCCTCCGCTGA
- the secA gene encoding preprotein translocase subunit SecA: MLPFLTKILGSKHERDIKRIWPLVEEINDHFEGLRDLSDEQVAGKTAEFRARLAEGATLDDLLPEAFAVVKETCRRLCGKTWDVVGLPVTWDMVPFDVQLLGAIVLHQGKIAEMATGEGKTLVATLPIYLNALPGKGVHLVTVNDYLARRDSEWMGQIFTSLGLSVGCIQNSMDFTQRRAAYACDITYGTNNEFGFDYLRDNMARHRDHRVQRGHHYAIVDEVDSVLIDEARTPLIISGPVEHSLQQYDQLKPDVDRVVRSQTQLVNRIVADAESALGDAEKEYETGVKLLQVKRGAPKNKRFLKLLADQPGLKRLIQRVELDFIRDKRLGEVDEDLFFSIDEKSHSVDLSEQGRQLLSQRDPNLFLLPDLSVEIGAIDEDESIEPAEKVTRKRALERTHAERSQRVHNILQLLKAYSLFEKDVEYVVQEGKILIVDEFTGRLMPGRRYSDGLHQAIEAKENVKVEGETQTLATITIQNYFRLYEKLAGMTGTAETEATEFWHTYKRDVVVIPTNQPVRRVDSNDVIFKTRREKYNALVDEIAELHQKGVPVLVGTISVEASETLSRFLKRRGVPHNVLNAKYHQQEAEIVAGAGRKGAVTIATNMAGRGTDIKLEKGVIRCDRSCYAQTQSVLQNGVWKHVGRCKEELTCGLHILGTERHESRRIDRQLRGRSGRQGDPGQSRFYLSLEDDLMRLFGSDRIAGIMERLGVQEGEVIEHGLVTRAIGNAQKRVEAHNFDIRKHLLEYDDVMNQQRTVIYAQRLRALEEADLKETALEMMEELVEERVNTHLGESERYTEEDLKRVLNDVSQLVLRPVTLPDEGDRLPTPDAVKDHLVEVLHHAYEEKEREMSPPILRELERHVYLDVIDEHWMDHLREMDHMREGIGLRAYGQRDPLIEYKREAFAMFDELTRSIREETVRTLFRASLVLEPVPARLRSGAGPGIRVSGPGMETAGAGAGASGGARPPLAPPRGQAPRQESHAQVTAFGTFAPPDGGGSPAGPPRAARGAAPGTDPGASKRAPVTMQEPKVGRNDPCPCGSGKKYKKCHGA; encoded by the coding sequence ATGCTTCCGTTCCTGACCAAGATCCTCGGCAGCAAGCACGAGCGCGACATCAAGCGCATCTGGCCGCTCGTCGAGGAGATCAACGACCACTTCGAGGGCCTCCGAGACCTCTCCGACGAGCAGGTCGCGGGGAAGACCGCCGAGTTCCGGGCGAGGTTGGCCGAGGGCGCCACGCTGGACGACCTCCTGCCGGAAGCCTTCGCGGTAGTCAAGGAGACCTGCCGCAGGCTCTGCGGGAAGACCTGGGACGTGGTCGGGCTGCCGGTGACCTGGGACATGGTCCCCTTCGACGTGCAGCTTCTCGGCGCGATCGTTCTCCACCAGGGGAAGATCGCCGAGATGGCGACCGGCGAGGGGAAGACGCTCGTCGCGACCCTCCCGATCTATCTCAACGCGCTCCCGGGGAAGGGCGTCCACCTGGTCACGGTGAACGACTACCTGGCCCGTCGCGACAGCGAGTGGATGGGCCAGATCTTCACCTCGCTCGGTCTCTCCGTGGGGTGCATCCAGAACTCGATGGACTTCACGCAGCGCCGTGCCGCCTACGCCTGCGACATCACCTACGGCACGAACAACGAGTTCGGCTTCGACTACCTGCGCGACAACATGGCGCGCCACCGCGACCATCGCGTCCAGCGCGGGCACCACTACGCGATCGTGGACGAGGTGGACTCGGTCCTGATCGACGAGGCGCGGACGCCGCTCATCATCTCGGGACCGGTGGAGCACAGCCTCCAGCAGTACGATCAGCTGAAGCCCGACGTGGACCGCGTGGTGCGCAGCCAAACGCAGCTCGTGAACCGGATCGTGGCCGACGCGGAGTCGGCGCTCGGGGACGCGGAGAAGGAGTACGAGACCGGCGTCAAGCTGTTGCAGGTGAAGCGCGGCGCTCCGAAGAACAAGCGATTCCTGAAGCTCCTCGCGGACCAGCCCGGGCTGAAGCGGCTGATCCAGCGGGTCGAGCTCGACTTCATCCGCGACAAGCGCCTCGGCGAGGTGGACGAGGATCTCTTCTTCTCCATCGACGAGAAGAGCCACTCGGTGGACCTCTCGGAGCAGGGGCGGCAGCTCCTCTCGCAGCGCGATCCGAATCTCTTTCTCCTCCCCGACCTGTCGGTGGAGATCGGCGCGATCGACGAGGACGAGTCGATCGAGCCCGCGGAGAAGGTCACGAGGAAGCGCGCGCTCGAGCGGACGCACGCGGAGCGGAGCCAGCGCGTCCACAACATCCTCCAGCTCCTGAAGGCCTACTCGCTCTTCGAGAAGGACGTCGAGTACGTCGTCCAGGAGGGGAAGATCCTGATCGTGGACGAGTTCACGGGACGGCTCATGCCGGGCCGCCGGTACTCGGACGGGCTCCACCAGGCGATCGAGGCGAAGGAGAACGTGAAGGTCGAGGGCGAGACCCAGACCCTCGCCACGATCACGATCCAGAACTACTTCCGTCTCTACGAGAAGCTCGCCGGCATGACGGGAACGGCGGAGACCGAGGCCACCGAGTTCTGGCACACGTACAAGCGCGACGTCGTGGTCATTCCCACGAATCAGCCGGTCCGGCGTGTCGACTCGAACGACGTGATCTTCAAGACGCGGCGCGAGAAGTACAACGCGCTCGTGGACGAGATCGCGGAGCTCCACCAGAAAGGCGTTCCCGTCCTCGTGGGAACGATCAGCGTGGAGGCGTCGGAGACCCTGAGCCGCTTCCTGAAGCGGCGCGGCGTCCCGCACAACGTGCTGAACGCGAAGTACCACCAGCAGGAGGCCGAGATCGTCGCCGGCGCCGGGCGCAAGGGCGCGGTCACGATCGCGACCAACATGGCGGGCCGCGGCACCGACATCAAGCTCGAGAAGGGCGTGATCCGCTGCGACCGGAGCTGCTACGCGCAGACCCAGTCCGTCCTCCAGAACGGCGTCTGGAAGCACGTGGGGCGCTGCAAGGAGGAGCTGACGTGCGGGCTCCACATCCTCGGCACGGAGCGCCACGAGAGCCGCCGCATCGACCGCCAGCTCCGGGGACGGAGCGGCCGTCAGGGGGATCCCGGGCAGTCGCGTTTCTATCTGTCCCTCGAGGACGACCTCATGCGTCTCTTCGGGTCGGACCGGATCGCGGGGATCATGGAGCGGCTCGGCGTGCAGGAGGGCGAGGTCATCGAGCACGGTCTCGTGACGCGCGCGATCGGGAACGCGCAGAAGCGGGTCGAAGCCCATAACTTCGACATCCGAAAGCATCTCCTCGAGTATGACGACGTCATGAACCAGCAGCGCACCGTGATCTACGCGCAGCGGCTCCGCGCTCTCGAGGAGGCGGATCTCAAGGAAACCGCGCTCGAGATGATGGAGGAGCTCGTCGAGGAGCGCGTCAACACGCACCTGGGCGAGAGCGAGCGATACACGGAGGAGGACCTGAAGCGGGTTCTGAACGACGTGAGCCAGCTCGTCCTCCGGCCCGTCACGCTTCCGGACGAAGGCGACCGTCTGCCCACGCCGGACGCGGTGAAGGACCACCTGGTGGAGGTGCTCCACCACGCGTACGAGGAGAAGGAACGGGAGATGTCGCCCCCGATCCTCCGCGAGTTGGAGCGGCACGTCTACCTCGACGTGATCGACGAGCACTGGATGGACCACCTTCGCGAGATGGACCACATGCGCGAGGGGATCGGGCTTCGGGCGTACGGCCAGCGCGATCCGCTCATCGAGTACAAGCGGGAAGCCTTCGCGATGTTCGACGAGTTGACCCGGTCCATCCGCGAGGAGACGGTGCGCACGCTCTTCCGCGCGTCGCTCGTGCTCGAGCCCGTGCCCGCGCGTTTGCGGTCTGGCGCGGGGCCCGGGATTCGCGTCTCGGGACCGGGGATGGAGACGGCGGGGGCAGGCGCGGGAGCGTCCGGTGGCGCACGGCCGCCGCTCGCCCCGCCGCGCGGACAGGCACCCCGCCAGGAGAGCCACGCGCAGGTGACGGCGTTCGGCACGTTCGCGCCGCCGGACGGCGGAGGTTCTCCGGCCGGACCGCCTCGGGCGGCCAGGGGCGCGGCACCGGGAACGGACCCGGGCGCATCCAAGCGCGCGCCGGTCACGATGCAGGAGCCGAAGGTCGGGCGAAACGATCCATGTCCCTGCGGCAGCGGAAAGAAGTACAAGAAGTGCCACGGGGCCTGA
- the topA gene encoding type I DNA topoisomerase, translating to MSPKRATKTTKTAKPETDAEEAAATEGTKARAKRAPAAKPAPAAKARAKTATATKTGAKTKTAARVRPAASDERPATGRGRNLVIVESPAKARTIAKYLGSGFEVKASNGHVRDLPKSKLGVDVENGFEPSYVLIKGKGKILKDLKTSARRAATIYLAPDPDREGEAIAWHLAETLGDDANADKIRRLAFYEITKRGIEEALEKPRTIDMAKVQAQQARRVLDRLVGYKVSPFLWKTIRYGLSAGRVQSVALRLICERQVEIGKFVRREYWTVDADLTTPSGDLFRARVQKKNGEKFTLENEAQAKAEADALGRESFAITDVRTQEKKRNPVPPFITSTLQQESFRRHKYSGQKTMVIAQQLYEGIEVGSEGATGLITYMRTDSTRVAPDAIAEVRDFIKTQFGDAYLPAETRQYRSRETSQDAHEAVRPTSVSRTPASMRSYLDADQYKLYELIWQRFVASQMNPALVLTTTAEIMAGPYLLRASGSRVKFDGFARAYATALIEESGAEGASKLPAVAKGDALKLAGILPEQHFTEPPPHYTEATLVKVLEEKGIGRPSTYATIVGTILARDYVTRDRGKLVPTELGMTVWKLLEQMFADVFDVEFTAKLESHLDRIESGKDPWAEVVSEFYEPFRSDLVKAESQQEKVRASLVQETDVDCPKCGSKMVKRFGRSGPFLACPRYPECKATMPIEEEEGPTEVPTQKCPQCESAMRVRTGRFGKFLACSRYPECKGTRPFTLQIPCPKCGTGELVERRTRRGKPFYGCSRYPECDFGIWDKPVKQACPNCDSPLLVQKHSKTKGDFLQCPKCKSRIESEASEALSGTVDR from the coding sequence GTGAGCCCGAAACGAGCGACGAAGACCACGAAGACGGCCAAGCCCGAGACCGACGCCGAGGAAGCGGCCGCGACGGAAGGGACGAAGGCGCGCGCGAAGCGGGCTCCTGCCGCGAAGCCCGCGCCCGCGGCCAAGGCTCGCGCGAAGACCGCGACGGCAACGAAAACAGGCGCCAAGACGAAGACGGCCGCGCGCGTCCGCCCGGCGGCCTCCGATGAGAGGCCAGCGACAGGGCGTGGCCGCAATCTGGTCATCGTCGAGTCGCCGGCCAAGGCCCGCACCATTGCGAAGTACCTGGGATCGGGCTTCGAGGTGAAGGCCTCGAACGGCCACGTCCGGGACCTCCCCAAGAGCAAGCTCGGCGTCGACGTCGAGAACGGTTTCGAGCCTTCCTACGTGCTCATCAAGGGGAAGGGGAAGATCCTCAAGGACCTGAAGACGAGCGCGCGGCGCGCGGCCACCATCTATCTCGCCCCCGACCCGGACCGGGAGGGGGAGGCGATCGCGTGGCACCTCGCCGAGACCCTGGGCGACGACGCCAACGCCGACAAGATCCGCCGCCTCGCGTTCTACGAGATCACGAAACGCGGGATCGAGGAGGCGCTGGAAAAGCCGCGCACGATCGACATGGCCAAGGTGCAGGCCCAGCAGGCCCGGCGCGTGCTCGACCGGCTCGTGGGCTACAAGGTGTCCCCGTTCCTCTGGAAGACGATCCGCTACGGTCTCTCCGCGGGGCGCGTGCAGTCGGTCGCGCTCCGGCTCATCTGCGAGCGGCAGGTCGAGATCGGCAAGTTCGTCCGCCGGGAGTACTGGACCGTCGACGCGGACCTCACGACGCCGTCGGGGGACCTCTTCCGCGCGCGGGTCCAGAAGAAGAACGGCGAGAAGTTCACGCTCGAGAACGAGGCGCAGGCCAAGGCCGAGGCCGACGCGCTCGGCCGCGAGTCCTTCGCGATCACGGACGTTCGCACCCAGGAGAAGAAGCGGAATCCGGTCCCGCCCTTCATCACGAGCACGCTGCAGCAGGAGTCCTTCCGCCGCCACAAGTACAGCGGCCAGAAGACGATGGTGATCGCCCAGCAGCTCTACGAGGGGATCGAGGTCGGATCCGAGGGCGCGACGGGGCTCATCACCTACATGCGTACGGATTCCACCCGCGTGGCTCCCGACGCGATCGCCGAGGTGCGCGATTTCATCAAGACCCAGTTCGGAGACGCGTACCTTCCGGCCGAGACGCGCCAGTACCGGTCGCGCGAGACGTCGCAGGACGCGCACGAGGCGGTGCGGCCCACGTCGGTGTCCCGGACGCCCGCGTCAATGCGGTCGTATCTCGACGCCGACCAGTACAAGCTCTACGAGCTCATCTGGCAGCGCTTCGTGGCCTCCCAGATGAATCCGGCCCTGGTGCTCACGACCACGGCCGAGATCATGGCAGGGCCGTATCTCCTACGTGCATCGGGGAGCCGCGTCAAGTTCGACGGGTTCGCGCGCGCCTACGCGACCGCGCTCATCGAGGAGTCCGGCGCCGAGGGCGCGAGCAAGCTTCCGGCGGTGGCGAAAGGGGACGCGCTGAAGCTCGCGGGGATCCTTCCTGAGCAGCACTTCACCGAGCCGCCGCCCCACTACACCGAGGCGACCCTCGTGAAGGTGCTCGAGGAGAAGGGGATCGGACGCCCGTCGACCTACGCGACGATCGTGGGGACGATCCTCGCGCGCGACTACGTGACGCGCGACCGGGGGAAGCTCGTCCCGACCGAGCTCGGCATGACCGTCTGGAAGCTCCTCGAGCAGATGTTCGCGGACGTCTTCGACGTGGAGTTCACCGCGAAGCTCGAGTCCCATCTCGACCGGATCGAGTCCGGCAAGGACCCCTGGGCCGAGGTGGTCTCCGAGTTCTACGAGCCCTTCCGTTCGGACCTGGTGAAGGCCGAGTCGCAGCAGGAGAAGGTTCGCGCGTCGCTCGTTCAGGAGACGGACGTCGACTGCCCGAAGTGCGGCTCCAAGATGGTGAAGCGCTTCGGCCGGAGCGGCCCCTTCCTCGCGTGCCCGCGGTATCCCGAGTGCAAGGCGACCATGCCGATCGAGGAAGAGGAGGGGCCGACCGAGGTCCCGACCCAGAAGTGTCCGCAGTGCGAGAGCGCCATGCGCGTCCGCACGGGCCGGTTCGGGAAGTTCCTCGCGTGCTCGCGCTATCCCGAGTGCAAGGGGACGCGCCCGTTCACCCTCCAGATCCCGTGCCCCAAGTGCGGCACCGGGGAGCTGGTGGAGCGCCGCACGCGCCGCGGGAAGCCCTTCTACGGGTGCAGCCGCTACCCCGAGTGCGATTTCGGGATCTGGGACAAGCCCGTGAAGCAGGCGTGTCCGAACTGCGACTCGCCGCTCCTCGTGCAG